One genomic window of Cygnus olor isolate bCygOlo1 chromosome 3, bCygOlo1.pri.v2, whole genome shotgun sequence includes the following:
- the SLC17A5 gene encoding sialin isoform X2 yields the protein MVLKSELSLDVAPVATGQVPACCSARYNLALLAFFGFFLLYALRVNLSVALVDMVEPNTSLAKNTTSNVCPEHSSTINTPRNTTGKKYSWDADTQGWILGSFFYGYIITQIPGGYLASKIGGKLLLGFGVFGTSAFTLLTPLAADLGVGYLIAVRALEGLGEGVTFPAMHSMWSSWAPPLERSKLLSISYAGAQLGTVVSLPLSGLICYYMNWVYVFYIFGALGVLWFFFWMWLVSDTPETHKSISHAEREYILASLKDQLSTQKSVPWRPMLESLPLWAIVVAHFSYNWTFYTLLTLLPTYMKEILRFDAQENGFLSALPYFGCWLCIILSGQIADYLREKQKLSTVCVRKCFTLIGMIGPAVFLVAAGFIGCNYALAVAFVTISTTLGGFCTSGYSINHLDIAPSYAGILLGITNSFATIPGMVGPVIAKSLTHNNTVGEWQTVFYIAASINLFGAIFFALFASGEVQDWAVSGYHLHRN from the exons ATGGTCCTGAAGTCAGAATTATCTCTAGATGTAGCACCCGTGGCTACCGGTCAAG tccctgcctgctgctcagctcGCTACAATCTAGCACTGCTGGCCTTTTTTGGGTTTTTCCTTCTGTACGCATTACGGGTGAACCTAAGCGTTGCTCTGGTGGATATGGTGGAACCTAACACAAGCTTAGCAAAGAATACAACTTCCAACGTGTGTCCGGAGCATTCCTCCACCATAAATACTCCTCGCAACACAACG gGGAAAAAGTATTCTTGGGATGCTGATACGCAGGGATGGATCCTTGGTTCTTTTTTCTATGGGTATATCATTACACAGATTCCAGGCGGATATCTTGCAAGCAAAATCGGTGGGAAGCTCTTGTTGGGGTTTGGTGTCTTTGGTACGTCGGCATTCACCTTGCTCACTCCCTTAGCTGCGGATTTGGGAGTTGGCTACCTCATAGCTGTCCGAGCCTTGGAAGGACTGGGAGAG GGTGTTACCTTCCCAGCTATGCATTCAATGTGGTCTTCTTGGGCTCCTCCACTGGAACGCAGCAAGCTCCTCAGTATTTCATATGCAG GTGCACAGCTGGGAACTGTAGTCTCTCTGCCACTGTCTGGTTTAATTTGTTACTATATGAACTGGGTTTACGTGTTTTACATATTTG GTGCACTTGGCGTCTTATGGTTCTTCTTCTGGATGTGGCTGGTTAGTGACACGCCAGAAACTCACAAGAGCATTTCACATGCTGAAAGGGAATATATACTTGCTTCTCTAAAAGATCAG CTTTCTACACAGAAATCTGTTCCCTGGAGGCCTATGCTGGAGTCCCTTCCACTCTGGGCTATCGTTGTGGCACACTTCTCTTATAACTGGACTTTCTATACACTTCTCACACTCTTGCCCACATACATGAAGGAGATCCTGCGGTTTGATGCACAGGAG AATGGTTTTTTATCTGCTCTACCTTATTTTGGCTGCTGGTTATGTATAATTCTGTCTGGGCAAATTGCTGATTATTTACgggaaaaacagaagttgtcCACTGTTTGTGTTCGCAAATGTTTTACACTAATAG gaaTGATTGGACCTGCAGTGTTCTTAGTAGCAGCTGGATTCATAGGATGCAACTACGCGCTGGCTGTTGCATTTGTGACCATATCAACAACACTAGGAGGATTTTGTACGTCTGGTTACAGCATCAACCATCTGGACATAGCACCTTC GTATGCTGGGATTCTTCTTGGGATCACAAATTCTTTTGCTACTATCCCAGGAATGGTGGGGCCAGTTATTGCCAAGAGCCTTACTCATAAT AACACTGTGGGAGAATGGCAGACAGTTTTCTATATTGCTGCTTCCATTAATCTATTTGGAgcaattttctttgcattatttGCAAGTGGAGAAGTTCAGGACTGGGCAGTCAGTGGTTATCACTTGCATCGAAACTGA
- the SLC17A5 gene encoding sialin isoform X3, producing MVEPNTSLAKNTTSNVCPEHSSTINTPRNTTGKKYSWDADTQGWILGSFFYGYIITQIPGGYLASKIGGKLLLGFGVFGTSAFTLLTPLAADLGVGYLIAVRALEGLGEGVTFPAMHSMWSSWAPPLERSKLLSISYAGAQLGTVVSLPLSGLICYYMNWVYVFYIFGALGVLWFFFWMWLVSDTPETHKSISHAEREYILASLKDQLSTQKSVPWRPMLESLPLWAIVVAHFSYNWTFYTLLTLLPTYMKEILRFDAQENGFLSALPYFGCWLCIILSGQIADYLREKQKLSTVCVRKCFTLIGMIGPAVFLVAAGFIGCNYALAVAFVTISTTLGGFCTSGYSINHLDIAPSYAGILLGITNSFATIPGMVGPVIAKSLTHNNTVGEWQTVFYIAASINLFGAIFFALFASGEVQDWAVSGYHLHRN from the exons ATGGTGGAACCTAACACAAGCTTAGCAAAGAATACAACTTCCAACGTGTGTCCGGAGCATTCCTCCACCATAAATACTCCTCGCAACACAACG gGGAAAAAGTATTCTTGGGATGCTGATACGCAGGGATGGATCCTTGGTTCTTTTTTCTATGGGTATATCATTACACAGATTCCAGGCGGATATCTTGCAAGCAAAATCGGTGGGAAGCTCTTGTTGGGGTTTGGTGTCTTTGGTACGTCGGCATTCACCTTGCTCACTCCCTTAGCTGCGGATTTGGGAGTTGGCTACCTCATAGCTGTCCGAGCCTTGGAAGGACTGGGAGAG GGTGTTACCTTCCCAGCTATGCATTCAATGTGGTCTTCTTGGGCTCCTCCACTGGAACGCAGCAAGCTCCTCAGTATTTCATATGCAG GTGCACAGCTGGGAACTGTAGTCTCTCTGCCACTGTCTGGTTTAATTTGTTACTATATGAACTGGGTTTACGTGTTTTACATATTTG GTGCACTTGGCGTCTTATGGTTCTTCTTCTGGATGTGGCTGGTTAGTGACACGCCAGAAACTCACAAGAGCATTTCACATGCTGAAAGGGAATATATACTTGCTTCTCTAAAAGATCAG CTTTCTACACAGAAATCTGTTCCCTGGAGGCCTATGCTGGAGTCCCTTCCACTCTGGGCTATCGTTGTGGCACACTTCTCTTATAACTGGACTTTCTATACACTTCTCACACTCTTGCCCACATACATGAAGGAGATCCTGCGGTTTGATGCACAGGAG AATGGTTTTTTATCTGCTCTACCTTATTTTGGCTGCTGGTTATGTATAATTCTGTCTGGGCAAATTGCTGATTATTTACgggaaaaacagaagttgtcCACTGTTTGTGTTCGCAAATGTTTTACACTAATAG gaaTGATTGGACCTGCAGTGTTCTTAGTAGCAGCTGGATTCATAGGATGCAACTACGCGCTGGCTGTTGCATTTGTGACCATATCAACAACACTAGGAGGATTTTGTACGTCTGGTTACAGCATCAACCATCTGGACATAGCACCTTC GTATGCTGGGATTCTTCTTGGGATCACAAATTCTTTTGCTACTATCCCAGGAATGGTGGGGCCAGTTATTGCCAAGAGCCTTACTCATAAT AACACTGTGGGAGAATGGCAGACAGTTTTCTATATTGCTGCTTCCATTAATCTATTTGGAgcaattttctttgcattatttGCAAGTGGAGAAGTTCAGGACTGGGCAGTCAGTGGTTATCACTTGCATCGAAACTGA
- the SLC17A5 gene encoding sialin isoform X1, whose translation MEPDEGEDRTPLLKEPRLDGAVPACCSARYNLALLAFFGFFLLYALRVNLSVALVDMVEPNTSLAKNTTSNVCPEHSSTINTPRNTTGKKYSWDADTQGWILGSFFYGYIITQIPGGYLASKIGGKLLLGFGVFGTSAFTLLTPLAADLGVGYLIAVRALEGLGEGVTFPAMHSMWSSWAPPLERSKLLSISYAGAQLGTVVSLPLSGLICYYMNWVYVFYIFGALGVLWFFFWMWLVSDTPETHKSISHAEREYILASLKDQLSTQKSVPWRPMLESLPLWAIVVAHFSYNWTFYTLLTLLPTYMKEILRFDAQENGFLSALPYFGCWLCIILSGQIADYLREKQKLSTVCVRKCFTLIGMIGPAVFLVAAGFIGCNYALAVAFVTISTTLGGFCTSGYSINHLDIAPSYAGILLGITNSFATIPGMVGPVIAKSLTHNNTVGEWQTVFYIAASINLFGAIFFALFASGEVQDWAVSGYHLHRN comes from the exons ATGGAGCCCGACGAGGGGGAGGACCGCACGCCGCTGCTGAAGGAGCCCCGGCTCGACGGAGCGG tccctgcctgctgctcagctcGCTACAATCTAGCACTGCTGGCCTTTTTTGGGTTTTTCCTTCTGTACGCATTACGGGTGAACCTAAGCGTTGCTCTGGTGGATATGGTGGAACCTAACACAAGCTTAGCAAAGAATACAACTTCCAACGTGTGTCCGGAGCATTCCTCCACCATAAATACTCCTCGCAACACAACG gGGAAAAAGTATTCTTGGGATGCTGATACGCAGGGATGGATCCTTGGTTCTTTTTTCTATGGGTATATCATTACACAGATTCCAGGCGGATATCTTGCAAGCAAAATCGGTGGGAAGCTCTTGTTGGGGTTTGGTGTCTTTGGTACGTCGGCATTCACCTTGCTCACTCCCTTAGCTGCGGATTTGGGAGTTGGCTACCTCATAGCTGTCCGAGCCTTGGAAGGACTGGGAGAG GGTGTTACCTTCCCAGCTATGCATTCAATGTGGTCTTCTTGGGCTCCTCCACTGGAACGCAGCAAGCTCCTCAGTATTTCATATGCAG GTGCACAGCTGGGAACTGTAGTCTCTCTGCCACTGTCTGGTTTAATTTGTTACTATATGAACTGGGTTTACGTGTTTTACATATTTG GTGCACTTGGCGTCTTATGGTTCTTCTTCTGGATGTGGCTGGTTAGTGACACGCCAGAAACTCACAAGAGCATTTCACATGCTGAAAGGGAATATATACTTGCTTCTCTAAAAGATCAG CTTTCTACACAGAAATCTGTTCCCTGGAGGCCTATGCTGGAGTCCCTTCCACTCTGGGCTATCGTTGTGGCACACTTCTCTTATAACTGGACTTTCTATACACTTCTCACACTCTTGCCCACATACATGAAGGAGATCCTGCGGTTTGATGCACAGGAG AATGGTTTTTTATCTGCTCTACCTTATTTTGGCTGCTGGTTATGTATAATTCTGTCTGGGCAAATTGCTGATTATTTACgggaaaaacagaagttgtcCACTGTTTGTGTTCGCAAATGTTTTACACTAATAG gaaTGATTGGACCTGCAGTGTTCTTAGTAGCAGCTGGATTCATAGGATGCAACTACGCGCTGGCTGTTGCATTTGTGACCATATCAACAACACTAGGAGGATTTTGTACGTCTGGTTACAGCATCAACCATCTGGACATAGCACCTTC GTATGCTGGGATTCTTCTTGGGATCACAAATTCTTTTGCTACTATCCCAGGAATGGTGGGGCCAGTTATTGCCAAGAGCCTTACTCATAAT AACACTGTGGGAGAATGGCAGACAGTTTTCTATATTGCTGCTTCCATTAATCTATTTGGAgcaattttctttgcattatttGCAAGTGGAGAAGTTCAGGACTGGGCAGTCAGTGGTTATCACTTGCATCGAAACTGA